Genomic segment of Deltaproteobacteria bacterium:
AGCGCCTCACTTCGGGTGGGGCACGATGTCTCCGCGCGCGGCGATCAGCGATCTGGACACGCCCGTGCCCTCCGCCTGAGGGCACGAGTGGCAGCGCTGGGCTGAGGTGAAGGGTTGAAGCAGGCTGGTTGCGCGCTCCCATCGCCTGGTTAGCCGGCTTTCGCTCGTCTCCTACCACGCTCGGGCATCGCCGCGATGACCGAACGGAGGAGCCTGTTCACGGTGTTCGCCGAATGGTATGAGGTATCGTCATACCAAGGAGCAGTCGCCATGCCCGCCGCGAAGATCGCCATCACCATCGAAGCACAGCTCTTGAAGCGTATCGACCGCCTTGTCGCCCAACGCAAGTTCCCGAATCGGAGCCGCGCGATCCAAGAGGCCGTCCGCGACAAGCTCGACCGGCTCGAGCGAGGCCGACTGGCGCGCGAGTGCGCCAAGCTGAACAGGTCTGCCGAGCAGAGGATGGCCGACGAAGGGATGGCCGCGGACTTTGAAGAATGGCCCGAGTTCTGAGGGGCGATATCGTTTGGGCCAACCTGAATCCCGTGGTCGGCCATGAGCAGGCGGGCCGTCGTCCAGTTGTCGTCCTCAGCGCCGACGTATTCAACGAGCACTCCGGCACGGTCATCGCCATGGCGTTGACCAGCCAACCCCAGCGGGCCGGGTTTCCTCTCGTCTTGGAGCTCGAGTCGGTGAACGTCGGAAAACCGGCCTGGGTGAAGATCAGCCAGATTCGCACGTTGTCTACTCGTCGCCTCGGCAAAAAGCTCGGCCGCGTTTCGCCTGACGAACTCCAGCGGCTTGTCGAAGGACTCAACGAAATCATTACCGCCTAACTAACGATTAGAAGGTTCCATGTAACTCCAGCAACCTGTAGTTTAATCCGACGTCGATCGCAGGACCGTGACGCGTTTCGACGAAAATCCGGACGCTTGCCAACGGGATCACGATCGCACCCCGGCGTTAGGCTGCACGGCAGGACAGCATAACCCGCCCCCCTCACCCTGGCGCCGGCAGCCCGTACACGTCCCGCGCGTTCGCCCCGAAGATGCGCGCCTGCTGCGCGCCGGTAAGGCTCGCCGTCGCCTCCGCGAGCTCCTTCACCACCCCCGGGAACTTCGCGTCGGGGTGCGGGTAGTCGCTCGCCCAGATGATGCGCTCGGCGCCGACCAGCGGATGGTTCGCCGTGAAGGCCAGCGTCGATTCGTCGGGGTCGAAGGAGATGTAGCACTGGCGGCGGAAGTACTCCGACGGCTTCATCTTGAGCGACGGCACGTCCCAGCGGAACACCTCGAAGTGGTGGTCGAGGCGCTCGAGCCAGGGCACGATCCAGCCGCCGTTGGCCTCGAGGAAGAGCACGGTGAGCTTGGGGAAGCGCTCGCAGATGCCGCCGGCGCAGAAGAGGGCCACGCACTCCATCACGTCGAACGGGTTCGAGAGCGCCTGGCTGAAGAAGACGTTGCCGAGGTTGCGGATCGGGTCGGCCGGGCTCTCGTGCCCGGTGTCGTAGCGGACGCCCTCGGCGCGGATGGCGCCGTAGCCGAGCGCGCGACAGGCGCCCGGCATGTCGGGGGCGAGGAAGGGGTGGAGCCCGATCGGCATCTCGAGATCCTGGCAGACCGCCCAGATGGCATCGTAGACCGGGGCGTTCAGCTTGCGGCCCCCGACGGCGGGGTTCGGGCGCAGGAAGACGCCCACCAGGCCGAGCTCCTTCGCGCGGCGGATGGTGCGCACGGCGCGCTCGATCTCCTGGGTGGGGACGACGGCGGCGCCGAAGAGGCGCTTCGGCGCGTAGGCGCAGTACGCGTGCAGCCACTCGTTGTAAGCGTCGGCCTGCACCTCGGCGAAGGCCGCGTCCTCGATCGCGGGCAGCCCGAGGAGCATGGTCGGGTAGAGGACCGCCTGCGCGATGCCCTCGACCTGCATGTCGGGGAGACGCGGCGCCGGGCTGAAGGCACCGGGCCGGACCTCCGAGTAGCGGAGCTTGCCCGCGCGGGCGCGCTCGCGATCGGCGGGCGTCATGCCCGCCGTGCCCGCGAGGGCCATGCCGCCCGCCGGACGCACGCCGCCGTTGTAGTGCAGCCACTCGCTGCCGTCGGCCTTGGTCTCGATGTGCCAGATGCGCTCGCGGTACTCGGACGGGGCGAAGCGCAGCATGCCGTCGGGGTGCTCGAGGACGTGCCCGTCGGCGTCGACGACCAGGCTGGGGATGGCCATGTGAGCCTCCTCTGGGCTGCGGATCATACGAGAGCCGCTCGTCGCGCGGCAAGGCAGGGTCGCTTGCCCGCGCGGGGACGACTGTCGTAAGCCTGCACGCCCGAGTGCCGAACCCGAAGCTCTACCTGCACGAGACGATCCACATCATCGGCACCGGGTCCGAGGCCTACAAGCGGCACACCGGCACGCGCACGCCGAGCGGGCCGGCCGGGTTCCTGGTCGGGACCTGGCAGCAGTCGGGGTCGACCGGCGACTGGCCGCGCGTCGTGAACCTCTGGGAGATGGAGGGCTGGAAGGGCTGGGAGAAGATTCTCGAGCACCAGTACGCCGGCGCGGGGCAGCCGCCGGCGCTCGCCAGGTGGTGGGCGGAGGCGGCCAGGCTCCGCTCGGGCGGCTTCGACCGCATTCTCGAGCCGGCGCCGTACTGCCCGACGCGCGCGGAGCTCATCCGCCGGCGTGTCCGCGGCCGTGCCTTCATCCAGGAGACCGCGACCGTCGTGCCCGGGGCGGCCGATGCGTACCTCGAGGCGGTCGAGACGCGTTGGCTCCCGGTGGCGGCCCGCCGCGGCCTCACGCTCGCGGGCGCCTGGCGCACGGCGATGCGCGACACCGAGGCCGTCCTCCTCTGGTGCCTGCCGACGCTCGGCCACTACGTCCGCCACCTGAGCGACTTTGCGAGCGCGGCCGAGACCCGCGCGTGGGCGACCGAAGCGCGCCGCTGGCGCACCGACTACCGCGAGACGCTCCTCGTCCCGAGCCCGTGGTGTGTGATGCACCCGGACTGGAAGGAGGAAGGCGCCGCGGGGCGCCGCACTACGTCCGGCGCGTGAGGGGGATGCCCGACTCGGCCGCGGCGCGCGTGCCCGCGTCGAGCTGGAGCCCGAGGCCGTCGGCGAGGCGGGTCAGGTAGTTGAAGATGCCGACCACGTGCGCCACCTCGAGGCACGCGCGGTCGTCGAAGCCGAGGTCGCGCAGCGGCTGCCAGTCCTCCTCCACCATGCGCGTGGGCGTGGCGCTCAGCTTCTCCGCGACCTCGCACAGTGCGCGCTCGCGGGACGTGAGGGTGGACGCGTCGCGCCATCGCTTGGCCTTGATGGCCTCGACCAGCTCCCGCTCTCCGCCCTCGACACGCAGAAACTCTGCGTGCGACTGCGTTCAGTAGTGGCAGTCCTGCGCGGCAGAGGTGACCGCCGCGATCAGCTCGCGCTCGCGGCGCGAGAGGCTGCCCGGCGCGAACATGATCTGCCCGAAGAGCGCGCCGAAGAGCGGCGCGTACTGCTCGTGCGCCATCACGAGGCGCGCCATCGCGGGAAGGAAGCCAAAGTCGTACGGCGAGCCGGGCGGCATGAGGGCGCGGACCTCGGCCTCGCTCGGCAGCACGACCCACGCGTCGGGGCTCCGAGGCATGCCGGCCCCTTCTACGGCGCCGCCACGGCCATGGCAATGCAGGCCGCGCGGATGCGGGCCGTCGACAATGCGGGCCGCGACAGATGCGGGCCGCGCGGATTGACGCCCCGAAGGCGCCTCGGCCATACTCGCGCGCCCACCAGGAGGGACGTCCCATGGCCACCGCCAAGGTCGACTCGATCGAGCTCTACTACGAGGAGCACGGGCGGGGCGGCCCGCTCCTCCTCATCATGGGCCTCGCCGCCGACTCGACGGCGTGGATGTTCCAGGTCCCCGACTTCGCGCGACGCTACCGGACGATCGCCTTCGACAACCGCGGCGTCGGGCGGAGCTCCAGGCCCCCCGGCCCCTACACGATCCACCAGATGGCGGACGACGCGGCCGGGCTGCTCGACGCGCTCGACCTCCAGCGCGCGCACGTGCTCGGCGTCTCGATGGGCGGCATGATCGCGCAGGAACTGGCGCTCCGGCAGCCCGAGCGCGTGCGCGGCCTGGTCCTCGCGTGCACCTACCCCGAGCCGGACGCCGAGGTGGAGCGGCAGCGCGAGTTCGGCATGCAGCGGTTCGGCGGGACGGTGACCGCGAGCGGCGAGATGGAGATCAACCTGAACGCGCTCGACCCGCTCATGTTCTTCCAGCACCTCCTCCCGCGCGTCTTCAACCAATCCTTCATCGACAGGGAGCTCCCGAAGCTGATGCAGCTCTTCGCGGGCGCGCTCCAGTACGGCTTCAGCATGGAGGCAATCCTGGGCCAGGTGGCGGCGGTCATGGGGCACAAGGCGACGGATCGCCTGCACCTGATCCAGTCCCCGACGCTCGTCATCACCGGGGACGCCGACCTCCTCGTCTCGCCCGCCAACTCCGACATCCTGGCGCGCAGCATCCCGGGCGCGAAGCTCATGAAGATCCCCGGCGGCAGCCACGGCTTCAACCTGGAGACCCCCGAGATCTTCAACCGCGCGGTGCTCGACTTCCTGGCCGGCGTGCCGTGAGGCTCGACGGCAAGCTCGCGCTCGTGACGGGCGCCGCGAGCGGCATCGGCCGCGAGACCGCGCTCGCCCTGGCGCGTGGGGGAGCCGACCTCGCCGTCTGCGACCTGAACGGGGCGGGCCTCGAGGAGACGGCGGCCGCGATCCGCTCCCTCGGGCGACGCGCCCTCGCCCGGCGGGTGGACGTCGCGCGAGCCGAGGAGGTGCGCGCCTTCGCCGACGCGGTCCACGCCGAGCACGAGGCCGTCGACGTCCTGGTCAACAACGCCGGCGTGGGGCTGGGCGGCGGGTTCCTCGACACCTCGCTCGAGGACTGGCAGTGGATCCTCTCGATCAACCTCTGGGGCGTGATCCACGGCTGCCACTTCTTCCTCCCCCGCATGGTACGGCGCGGCCGCGGCGGGCACGTGGTGAACGTCTCCTCGGCCGCCGGCTTCCTCGCCACCCCCCAGCTCGCCGCCTACAGCGCGACCAAGTTCGCCGTCTTCGGCCTCTCCGAGGCGCTGCGCGAGGAGCTTCGCCCGCACGGCATCGCGGTCACCACCGTGTGCCCGGGGATCATCAACACGCCGATCACCACCACCTCCCCCATGCGCGGGCCGCTGGCGACGCCCGAGGCGCGCGCGGCGCTGGTCGAGATCTACCGCCGCCGCAACTACGGCCCCGAGCGCGTGGCGGCGAACATCCTCCGGGCGATCGCGCGCCGACGTGCGGTCGCGCCCATCTCGCCCGAGGCGTGGGTCATGTACCTGTTGAAACGGCTCTCGCCCGGCCTCACGGCGCGCTTGAACCGCGCCCTCCAGGCGCGCATGGAGCGGCAGATGGGGCTCAGCGCGCCGCCGCCGCGTGCGCGAGCGTGAGGAGCGAGATCTCCGGCGGCACGCGACCTCAAAGCAGGACCAGGCCCTCGCGCAGCGACGGGTACGTGAGCCGGGGCAGCAGCTCCCGCTTCATGCGCGAGGTGTCGGCCCACGTCGAGACCATACCGATCGCGACGAAGTCGCGCGTGAGCGGCGCCGCGGTCCCGAAGAGCGCCGCGAACGCCTCGCAGCCCGCGCCCGCCAGCGGGAAGCACCAGCGCGGGAGCCGCCACGGCTTCCGGAACCCCCAATGCCCTGCCACCGTGTCCAGGAACTCCTGCAGCGTGACGGGCTGGTCATCGCCCAGGTTGTAGATGCCCGCGACGTGCTCGCCCTCGATGGCCGCCACCGCGGCGGCGTGGAAGTCGGGGAGCGCGAGCAGGTGCTCCCACGTTGGCTGCCGCCACACGGCCAGCAGGCGGTGGCGGAGGAGCCAGCGCGCCGCCTCGACCATCTTGATGCCGCGGGCGTAGACGGCGCCGACGCGCAGGACCACGG
This window contains:
- a CDS encoding ribbon-helix-helix protein, CopG family, which produces MPAAKIAITIEAQLLKRIDRLVAQRKFPNRSRAIQEAVRDKLDRLERGRLARECAKLNRSAEQRMADEGMAADFEEWPEF
- a CDS encoding type II toxin-antitoxin system PemK/MazF family toxin, encoding MARVLRGDIVWANLNPVVGHEQAGRRPVVVLSADVFNEHSGTVIAMALTSQPQRAGFPLVLELESVNVGKPAWVKISQIRTLSTRRLGKKLGRVSPDELQRLVEGLNEIITA
- a CDS encoding alpha/beta fold hydrolase, coding for MRAARIDAPKAPRPYSRAHQEGRPMATAKVDSIELYYEEHGRGGPLLLIMGLAADSTAWMFQVPDFARRYRTIAFDNRGVGRSSRPPGPYTIHQMADDAAGLLDALDLQRAHVLGVSMGGMIAQELALRQPERVRGLVLACTYPEPDAEVERQREFGMQRFGGTVTASGEMEINLNALDPLMFFQHLLPRVFNQSFIDRELPKLMQLFAGALQYGFSMEAILGQVAAVMGHKATDRLHLIQSPTLVITGDADLLVSPANSDILARSIPGAKLMKIPGGSHGFNLETPEIFNRAVLDFLAGVP
- a CDS encoding SDR family NAD(P)-dependent oxidoreductase yields the protein MRLDGKLALVTGAASGIGRETALALARGGADLAVCDLNGAGLEETAAAIRSLGRRALARRVDVARAEEVRAFADAVHAEHEAVDVLVNNAGVGLGGGFLDTSLEDWQWILSINLWGVIHGCHFFLPRMVRRGRGGHVVNVSSAAGFLATPQLAAYSATKFAVFGLSEALREELRPHGIAVTTVCPGIINTPITTTSPMRGPLATPEARAALVEIYRRRNYGPERVAANILRAIARRRAVAPISPEAWVMYLLKRLSPGLTARLNRALQARMERQMGLSAPPPRARA
- a CDS encoding NIPSNAP family containing protein, whose translation is MPNPKLYLHETIHIIGTGSEAYKRHTGTRTPSGPAGFLVGTWQQSGSTGDWPRVVNLWEMEGWKGWEKILEHQYAGAGQPPALARWWAEAARLRSGGFDRILEPAPYCPTRAELIRRRVRGRAFIQETATVVPGAADAYLEAVETRWLPVAARRGLTLAGAWRTAMRDTEAVLLWCLPTLGHYVRHLSDFASAAETRAWATEARRWRTDYRETLLVPSPWCVMHPDWKEEGAAGRRTTSGA
- a CDS encoding amidohydrolase — protein: MIRSPEEAHMAIPSLVVDADGHVLEHPDGMLRFAPSEYRERIWHIETKADGSEWLHYNGGVRPAGGMALAGTAGMTPADRERARAGKLRYSEVRPGAFSPAPRLPDMQVEGIAQAVLYPTMLLGLPAIEDAAFAEVQADAYNEWLHAYCAYAPKRLFGAAVVPTQEIERAVRTIRRAKELGLVGVFLRPNPAVGGRKLNAPVYDAIWAVCQDLEMPIGLHPFLAPDMPGACRALGYGAIRAEGVRYDTGHESPADPIRNLGNVFFSQALSNPFDVMECVALFCAGGICERFPKLTVLFLEANGGWIVPWLERLDHHFEVFRWDVPSLKMKPSEYFRRQCYISFDPDESTLAFTANHPLVGAERIIWASDYPHPDAKFPGVVKELAEATASLTGAQQARIFGANARDVYGLPAPG